Proteins encoded in a region of the Oncorhynchus keta strain PuntledgeMale-10-30-2019 chromosome 3, Oket_V2, whole genome shotgun sequence genome:
- the telo2 gene encoding telomere length regulation protein TEL2 homolog, translated as MRMVRQGVLFAVCSVFLSMPSQSLLVELRDQLFETRAWLADVAEGDPDGDCGNLAVQSLVLLENSLKTGLDPAPLGLPSRSRHDDTQWTLKSYPAGA; from the exons ATGAG GATGGTGCGACAAGGAGTCCTGTTTGCTGTCTGCTCTGTCTTTCTGAGCATGCCAAGTCAGAGTTTGCTGGTGGAGCTCCGTGATCAGCTATTTGAGACAAGAGCATGGCTGGCAG ATGTAGCTGAAGGGGACCCTGATGGAGACTGCGGGAACCTGGCCGTGCAGAGCCTGGTGCTGCTGGAGAATAGCCTGAAGACTGGATTGGACCCTGCTCCACTGGGCCTGCCGTCACGATCACGACATGATGATACACAGTGGACCTTGAAGTCCTATCCCGCTGGTGCATAA